The genomic interval ACCGTCCCCAAATTCGCCTCCCTCGCCCTCCTCAACATCTCGGAGAAATCCGAATCATCCGAAACCAAGAACAACCAATCAATCCCCCGGCTCATAGAATGCTGCATTTGCCTCTTTAGCGCCCAATCCGCCGCCTGCGGCTTATCCTGCACCGTCTTCACATAAACTCCAGCGCGCCTCAGCTCCGCCGCAAGCCCATAGCCGACTTTCGGATTGAGAAGAGTCCTCGCAGCCTCCACGTACTTGTGGTTCCCATCTATGTACCTCTCCTTGAATCTCTGGCGCTTCTTCCCTTTCAACGACTTCATTCTGTTGAGCTTCTTCTGCCGCTCGCGCTCGTGCAACTGGCGAAAGTGTTTCTTGAGATCGATGTTGGTCTTGCACTTGCGGCCGCAGACGCCGCACACGTAGGGCTCGGCCGGCGTCGCCAAGCCCTTGCGCTCAAGGAAGTCGAGCTGGCGCCTGTCACGGCGCTCCTCGAGGATCCAGTGGGGAAGGTGGATGAATGCGTGACGGTTGGCGTAGGCGCAGATGTCGACCACTTCTCCGAACCGCTCCGCCACCTGCCGGAGGGCCATCGCAGCCTGGTACGGCGGGCCCCGCGGCGGCTTGTTGTCCAGGTCCCATAGCACCACCACTTTGTTGGGCCCAGCGGCGTAGACGCCTTCTCTGGTCCTCACCATGTCGATCTCGGCGGCGTGGTCGGCCGCGCTGGCTTTGATTCGCGGCCGTGATTGCGAAATTGATCGCAATCCTTGGGGTTTGAATGAGGCATTGCGAGTaatttggagttgggatttctGGAGGTAGGGAAGCGGAATTGCCAATAAAGAACAAGCAGCTCTGAGGGGAACAACTTCAATTGAATTGCGGAGAGGATTCATCTTCGATTTTTGTACGTCATTCGATGAGTCCAGTGAGCTGAGAGAGGGTTTCTGTATCTGTACTCCAACTTCAAACCCTCTCAGAAAGCCATCGGATAGTTTTAGGATATTGAAAAAGATAAGGAAGGACGACGATGAGGCTGCTGTTTACTGAATATGGAAATGGAATATGCTCCGGCTAAATCTTCTGCTTTTTCcgaaagatttttatcaaattttctgCTGTCTACTGAATATGGAAATGGAATAATGAATGGATCggttaaaataagtaaattaaaattgtattaaaatattttttaaattaaaatatgaaatgataaaaataagattaaaaaatattttaagatttttattaaatttttaaaatatactaaaaatcgtgcgttattttttttttttttacgtaaagtctaaaatatacttatcttgataaaaaaaatataaatatatctaaaaaattcaaataaaaagtcatgttattttttttttaagaattatcaaataaatttaataaacattttgaaaaaaacaagagtagaatattttttatatcttataatttttgttatatatcttaattaacaaatattatttaaagtgtAAACGACATCAATTAAATTTAGATTAactttaattgattaatttttgtttaatccCTTTACACactaaaatcataaaaataaaaattaaaaaattcaacaaaatcATCGTCGAACATCACGCGTCCTAGTGGTGGGTCGTGGCCTCCATGTGGATTCTAGTAGCAATGAATCTGTTAGGAACAATGGGGGTCGCTAGACCATTTGGAACTAATAACTATATGCTCCAGTGATCGGTGATAgtgaagggggggggggggggagtccATGCCAAATGAGCCTTGATGAGGCACAAAGGTTGTTGCCGGGGGGACACAAAGAAGGGGAAAGTTCTATTAGGCTTCAATTAAGATGGCCCAAGTTGGAGAACAAGCTCAGAGACAACCATTATCACCGATTGGAACTAGATCATATGCGAGAAAATTGCCAACAATAGCAATAAAGAAGAGTGTAGTAATCGTAATAGACAAGGAGAACTCACCACTTCCTCTATGAGTAAGAAAAACCTTTCTTCTCTAGCTACGAGCAGCCCCAGCTAATGCAAAAATCGTCACACACCTTTTTTCTTCCATTACAAAATAAGGCACAAAACCCCTCGAGATTTTGGTGCCAACCTTATTTGAAACTTGACGTACGACAAACTTTGCCTCTTTTGCTTTATCAATAACTCCTTCAGCGTGGAGCTATCTgtgtttctctctcattctcctcACTCACTCATTGGCTACAACAACAATGAAACCCA from Diospyros lotus cultivar Yz01 chromosome 8, ASM1463336v1, whole genome shotgun sequence carries:
- the LOC127808453 gene encoding uncharacterized protein LOC127808453 — protein: MNPLRNSIEVVPLRAACSLLAIPLPYLQKSQLQITRNASFKPQGLRSISQSRPRIKASAADHAAEIDMVRTREGVYAAGPNKVVVLWDLDNKPPRGPPYQAAMALRQVAERFGEVVDICAYANRHAFIHLPHWILEERRDRRQLDFLERKGLATPAEPYVCGVCGRKCKTNIDLKKHFRQLHERERQKKLNRMKSLKGKKRQRFKERYIDGNHKYVEAARTLLNPKVGYGLAAELRRAGVYVKTVQDKPQAADWALKRQMQHSMSRGIDWLFLVSDDSDFSEMLRRAREANLGTVVVGDWDRALGRHADLWVPWIGVENGEVSEKDLVPRSRRRVEFARKDDETFSVTQFDGEVGIKGNLDSVVDELVAVRTDFHNLEISTFSDGEEEEWASGEESQDSEEDGDFLLDSEDEEVEEDDGYF